A window of the Hyphomicrobiales bacterium genome harbors these coding sequences:
- a CDS encoding DUF2460 domain-containing protein: protein MADFLEERLSDLIRYGSSYQDDYAVNVVATAGGQEYRSLVHPYPVRRFDISYLLDEAKTYAQLMAVYHRAHGTFAGFRARCFDEWSSNGAKGAPTAFDQPMALVSAGVYQLAKQYGTDKAAGATGYAYRYIKKPVAGTVLAGIGATAIRSADWSVDTTTGRVTFAADQTKAVTSISQAASAELVVGAAHGFVSGQSVQVSGVNGMTQINGLRALITATSATTITVAINSTAFSTYTSGGVVHTRPQAGETVTAGFEFDFPVRFSTALPVGQDYPGYRPVDGVSLVELLNP, encoded by the coding sequence ATGGCTGATTTCCTCGAAGAACGCCTCTCCGACCTGATCCGCTACGGGTCGTCCTACCAGGATGACTACGCGGTCAACGTTGTGGCGACTGCCGGCGGGCAGGAATACCGCTCGCTGGTGCATCCCTACCCGGTGCGCCGTTTCGATATTTCCTACCTGTTGGACGAGGCCAAAACCTACGCGCAACTGATGGCCGTCTATCACCGCGCCCACGGCACCTTCGCCGGCTTCCGCGCGCGCTGCTTCGACGAGTGGTCGAGCAACGGCGCCAAGGGGGCGCCCACCGCCTTCGATCAACCGATGGCGCTGGTGTCGGCCGGCGTCTATCAACTGGCCAAGCAATACGGCACAGACAAGGCCGCCGGCGCCACCGGCTATGCCTACCGCTACATCAAGAAGCCGGTGGCCGGCACGGTGCTGGCCGGCATCGGCGCCACGGCGATCCGCTCGGCCGACTGGTCGGTCGATACCACCACCGGCCGCGTCACCTTCGCCGCCGACCAGACCAAGGCCGTCACCTCGATTAGCCAGGCGGCGAGCGCCGAGCTGGTGGTCGGGGCTGCGCATGGTTTCGTCAGCGGGCAGAGCGTGCAGGTTTCCGGCGTCAATGGCATGACCCAGATCAACGGCCTGCGCGCCCTGATTACCGCCACCTCGGCGACGACGATCACCGTGGCTATCAACTCGACCGCCTTCTCGACCTACACCAGCGGCGGCGTCGTCCATACCCGCCCGCAGGCTGGTGAAACGGTGACGGCCGGCTTCGAGTTCGACTTTCCGGTGCGCTTTTCCACCGCGCTGCCGGTCGGCCAGGATTATCCCGGCTACCGGCCGGTCGACGGGGTGTCGCTGGTGGAACTGCTCAACCCATGA